Proteins from one Amycolatopsis benzoatilytica AK 16/65 genomic window:
- a CDS encoding permease, protein MSAIGHALAVAGSMTWEILWALILGFLLSAVVQAAVRKATIVRLLGDDRPRTLAVASLLGAASSSCSYAAVALARSLFRKGAHFTAAMAFEIGSTNLVVELGVIMALLLGWQFTAAEFVGGPLMIVLVAVLFRVLVRKRLLAQAREQAERGLAGSMEGHAAMDMSVPGEGSFRRRLFSPAGFTSVAHVFTMEWAAILRDLVVGLLIAGAVAAWVPDSFWQAFFFTGHPLASALWGPLIGPVVAILSFVCSIGNVPLAAVLWNGGISFGGVVAFIFADLLILPILAIYRKYYGIRMTLALLGIFYAAMVGAGYLVELLFGTFGLIPRERSATVLSEGISWNYTTWLNIAFLLLAAVLLVRFFRTGGREMLRMMGGSPDAMAAHDSPGRDDRPAS, encoded by the coding sequence ATGTCCGCGATAGGGCACGCGCTGGCGGTGGCCGGGTCCATGACCTGGGAGATCCTCTGGGCCCTGATCCTGGGATTCCTGCTGTCCGCGGTGGTGCAGGCGGCGGTGCGGAAAGCCACGATCGTCCGGCTGCTCGGCGACGACCGGCCGCGCACCCTCGCGGTGGCGTCCCTGCTCGGCGCGGCGTCCTCGTCGTGCTCCTACGCGGCGGTCGCGCTGGCGCGGTCGCTGTTTCGCAAGGGCGCGCACTTCACCGCGGCGATGGCGTTCGAAATCGGCTCCACCAATCTGGTGGTCGAGCTGGGCGTCATCATGGCGCTGCTGCTGGGCTGGCAGTTCACCGCCGCGGAGTTCGTCGGCGGCCCGCTGATGATCGTCCTGGTCGCGGTGCTCTTCCGGGTGCTGGTGCGGAAGCGGCTGCTCGCGCAGGCCCGGGAGCAGGCGGAGCGAGGGCTGGCCGGTTCGATGGAAGGGCACGCCGCGATGGACATGTCCGTGCCGGGCGAAGGCTCGTTCCGGCGGCGGCTGTTCTCCCCGGCCGGATTCACCTCGGTCGCGCACGTGTTCACCATGGAATGGGCAGCGATCCTGCGGGATCTGGTCGTCGGGCTGCTGATCGCCGGCGCGGTCGCGGCGTGGGTGCCGGATTCGTTCTGGCAGGCGTTCTTCTTCACCGGGCACCCGCTGGCGTCCGCGCTGTGGGGGCCGCTGATCGGGCCGGTCGTCGCGATCCTCTCGTTCGTCTGCTCCATCGGCAACGTCCCGCTCGCGGCGGTGCTGTGGAACGGCGGCATCAGCTTCGGCGGCGTCGTCGCGTTCATCTTCGCCGACCTGCTGATCCTGCCGATCCTCGCGATCTACCGGAAGTACTACGGCATCCGGATGACGCTGGCGCTGCTGGGGATCTTCTACGCCGCGATGGTCGGCGCCGGCTATCTGGTCGAGCTGCTGTTCGGCACGTTCGGCCTGATCCCGCGGGAACGCTCGGCGACCGTGCTGTCCGAGGGCATCTCCTGGAACTACACCACCTGGCTCAACATCGCGTTCCTGCTTCTCGCCGCGGTGCTGCTGGTCCGGTTCTTCCGCACCGGCGGCAGGGAAATGCTGCGGATGATGGGCGGTTCGCCGGACGCGATGGCCGCGCACGACTCGCCGGGACGCGACGACCGCCCCGCGTCCTGA
- a CDS encoding SDR family oxidoreductase, with protein sequence MSAPSSAARHWFVTGASGGLGRHLVGEALRRGEYVTATVRRPDALRDLAAAFGAQLTVERLDLLNPEDVTAVIGRVQRNRPVDVVVNNAGYAVVGAAEEMTAAQIRDQLEVLLIAPILITKAFLAPMRARGGGRIIQISSLGGQIGAPTHSAYHAAKWGLEGYSESVAREVAEFGIHLTIAQPGATRTGFAAALQYTTETGPYRDNPVGRMRRYLESIEDSELTGDPAKIAAVLYETTLRPDPPLRLALGPDTYEIVHAALTNRLGQLEAQRDVAESVVF encoded by the coding sequence ATGTCTGCACCGTCCAGCGCCGCGCGGCACTGGTTCGTCACCGGAGCGTCCGGCGGCCTCGGCCGCCATCTGGTCGGCGAGGCCCTTCGCCGAGGCGAGTACGTCACCGCCACGGTCAGACGGCCGGACGCGCTGCGCGATCTCGCCGCTGCCTTCGGCGCGCAACTGACCGTCGAACGGCTCGATCTGCTGAACCCGGAGGACGTCACAGCGGTGATCGGCCGGGTCCAGCGGAACCGGCCGGTCGACGTCGTAGTGAACAACGCCGGTTACGCCGTCGTCGGCGCCGCCGAGGAAATGACCGCCGCGCAGATCCGCGACCAGCTCGAGGTGCTGCTGATCGCGCCGATCCTGATCACGAAGGCGTTCCTGGCCCCGATGCGGGCCCGCGGCGGCGGCCGGATCATCCAGATCTCCAGCCTGGGCGGCCAGATCGGCGCGCCGACGCACAGCGCGTACCACGCCGCGAAGTGGGGGCTGGAAGGCTACTCGGAGAGCGTCGCGCGGGAGGTCGCCGAGTTCGGGATCCATCTCACCATCGCGCAGCCCGGCGCGACCCGGACCGGCTTCGCCGCCGCGCTGCAGTACACGACCGAAACCGGCCCGTACCGCGACAACCCGGTCGGCCGGATGCGCCGGTACCTGGAGTCGATTGAAGACAGTGAGCTGACCGGCGATCCCGCCAAGATCGCCGCGGTGCTGTACGAGACCACCCTGCGGCCGGACCCGCCACTGCGCCTCGCACTGGGCCCGGACACCTACGAGATCGTCCATGCCGCGTTGACGAACCGGTTGGGCCAGCTCGAAGCACAACGCGACGTGGCGGAGTCCGTCGTCTTCTGA
- a CDS encoding PPOX class F420-dependent oxidoreductase — MLDPRIRPILEGAPIAHLATVLPDGGPHVVPVWIGTHDERIVFLTGPGSRKARNLQRDPRAAISLTPPDNPFEPILIRGRVAQWLDGDPAWEIIDRVAVKYIGQPYSRELDRVVGLIEPEWQHAGM; from the coding sequence ATGCTCGATCCCCGAATCCGCCCGATCCTCGAAGGCGCCCCGATCGCCCACCTCGCCACCGTCCTCCCGGACGGCGGACCGCACGTCGTTCCGGTGTGGATCGGCACGCACGACGAGCGCATCGTCTTCCTGACCGGACCGGGCAGCCGCAAGGCGCGCAATCTCCAGCGCGACCCGCGAGCGGCGATTTCGCTTACCCCGCCGGACAACCCGTTCGAGCCGATCCTCATTCGCGGGCGAGTCGCGCAGTGGCTCGACGGCGACCCGGCGTGGGAGATCATCGACCGGGTGGCCGTGAAGTACATCGGACAGCCCTACTCGCGGGAGCTGGACCGGGTCGTCGGGCTGATCGAACCCGAGTGGCAGCACGCCGGGATGTGA
- a CDS encoding LysR family transcriptional regulator — translation MQFQQLAYFLAVAETRHFTRAAEQERVAQPSLSQQIRALERDVGAALFNRIRGNVTLTEAGETLLPIARRILAETENAYRAIRELDELGRGRVRLGATPSLCTGLLPAMLAAFRRDYPGIELVLHESGSRDLQTALSEGALDLAMIVDSRVHDDPRLESRALFVEDLVVISAKGAPAPVRGRMPIAALRDRPLVMFRQGYDLREATVNACRAEGFDPLFAIEGGEMDAVLELVQAGLGLAVVPSTVVGDRFRRTRFTEPGLSRVVRLAYRRDVEQPRAARALQDAVIRYLGGQLPPGMSSMVGR, via the coding sequence ATGCAGTTCCAGCAGCTGGCGTACTTCCTGGCCGTGGCCGAGACGCGGCACTTCACCCGGGCCGCGGAACAGGAGCGAGTGGCGCAGCCCTCGCTGTCGCAACAGATCCGCGCGCTGGAACGCGATGTCGGCGCGGCGTTGTTCAACCGGATCCGGGGCAACGTCACGCTCACCGAAGCGGGCGAGACTCTGCTGCCGATCGCGCGCCGCATCCTCGCCGAAACGGAGAACGCGTACCGGGCGATCCGCGAGCTGGACGAGCTGGGCCGCGGCCGCGTGCGGCTCGGCGCGACGCCCAGCCTGTGCACCGGCCTGCTGCCGGCGATGCTCGCCGCGTTCCGCCGCGACTACCCGGGCATCGAGCTGGTGCTGCACGAAAGCGGGTCGCGCGATCTGCAGACCGCTTTGTCGGAAGGCGCTCTCGACCTGGCGATGATCGTCGACAGCCGGGTGCACGACGATCCCCGGCTGGAGAGCCGTGCGTTGTTCGTCGAGGATCTGGTGGTGATCTCGGCCAAGGGCGCGCCCGCCCCGGTACGCGGCCGGATGCCGATCGCCGCGCTGCGGGACCGGCCGCTCGTGATGTTCCGGCAGGGCTACGACTTGCGGGAGGCGACGGTGAACGCTTGCCGCGCCGAGGGGTTCGACCCGCTCTTCGCGATCGAAGGCGGCGAGATGGACGCGGTGCTGGAGCTGGTGCAGGCCGGGCTGGGGCTCGCGGTCGTGCCGAGCACCGTGGTGGGGGACCGGTTCCGGCGGACGAGGTTCACCGAACCCGGGCTGAGCCGGGTGGTCCGGCTCGCCTACCGGCGCGACGTCGAACAGCCGCGGGCGGCGCGAGCGTTGCAGGACGCCGTGATCCGTTATCTCGGCGGGCAGCTGCCGCCGGGCATGAGTTCGATGGTCGGCCGGTGA
- a CDS encoding succinate dehydrogenase cytochrome b subunit, with protein MALAPAPPRRRPALVTFWHSTIGKKAVMAVTGLMFVAFLFVHMAGNLKVFLGPQHFDDYSAWLRTIGEPVLQQTWYLWAQRIVLLVALALHVTAAVQLSKRDRRARPVKYAHGRRRKASFATHTMRWGGATLALYLGWHILDLTVGVANRDFQDGHPYHNVVADFQVWWVNLIYIVALLMLGLHINHGFWSAAQTLGIAGKARDRALKTVGTVLAVVITGGFLIVPIAVMAGWVA; from the coding sequence GTGGCACTCGCACCCGCACCGCCGCGCCGTCGCCCGGCGCTCGTGACGTTCTGGCATTCGACCATCGGCAAGAAAGCCGTGATGGCCGTGACCGGCCTGATGTTCGTCGCGTTCCTGTTCGTGCACATGGCCGGGAACCTCAAGGTTTTCCTCGGACCACAGCACTTCGACGACTATTCGGCCTGGCTGCGCACCATCGGCGAGCCGGTGCTGCAGCAGACCTGGTATCTCTGGGCGCAGCGGATCGTGCTGCTCGTCGCGTTGGCGCTGCACGTGACCGCGGCGGTCCAGCTGTCCAAACGGGACCGTCGCGCCCGCCCGGTGAAGTACGCGCACGGCCGGCGACGCAAAGCCAGCTTCGCCACGCACACCATGCGCTGGGGCGGCGCCACACTCGCGCTCTACCTCGGGTGGCACATTCTCGATCTCACCGTCGGCGTCGCCAACCGGGACTTCCAGGACGGGCATCCTTACCACAACGTCGTCGCCGACTTCCAGGTCTGGTGGGTCAACCTGATCTACATCGTCGCGCTGCTCATGCTCGGCCTGCACATCAACCACGGCTTCTGGAGCGCCGCGCAGACCCTGGGCATCGCGGGCAAGGCCCGGGACCGTGCCCTGAAAACCGTCGGAACCGTGCTCGCCGTCGTGATCACCGGCGGTTTCCTGATCGTGCCGATCGCCGTCATGGCGGGATGGGTGGCCTGA
- a CDS encoding FAD-binding oxidoreductase, producing the protein MTDLSALDVLAPGDPAYEAGLPAVRCARPRLVVRCHSVSDVRTAMAYAAATGERVVPRGGGHCFAGRSSTDGIVLDLSPLDRISVAGGTATVGAGARLGPLYTALHHVGQTIPAGCGDTVGVAGVTLGGGIGMLGRRYGLTCDRLVGAQAVLADRSVVACDQEREPDLFWALRGAGGGQFGIVTEFRFATVAEPSAYRIHGSCAGTERLVAAWQDWAPDAPDWLTLNLTLDSGSATLFGAAVAPPGTPEAVAALLRDFAALAGLPHAISFSPSTPYSTVKSSFAGLDADDEPRRIRSEFFSRPMSGCTVRTLLQRLSGDRRLAFTAMGGAYNRVAEEATAFAHRSTRYLLEHIAEPGDPWVDESWAVAHAEGTGRVYPNFPDLALRDPAAAYHAANHRRLAEIKRTYDPGRVFDFPQAV; encoded by the coding sequence GTGACCGACCTGAGTGCGCTCGACGTCCTCGCCCCCGGCGACCCGGCCTACGAGGCCGGCCTCCCCGCCGTCCGGTGTGCGCGGCCGCGGCTGGTCGTGCGATGCCACTCGGTGTCGGACGTCCGCACTGCGATGGCGTACGCCGCCGCGACCGGGGAGCGCGTCGTGCCGCGCGGGGGCGGGCACTGCTTCGCCGGCCGGTCGTCGACCGACGGCATCGTGCTCGATCTTTCTCCGCTGGACCGGATCAGCGTCGCCGGCGGAACCGCTACGGTCGGCGCGGGTGCCCGGCTCGGGCCGCTGTACACGGCGCTGCACCACGTCGGCCAGACCATTCCCGCGGGGTGCGGGGACACCGTGGGCGTCGCCGGAGTGACGCTCGGCGGCGGCATCGGAATGCTCGGCCGCCGTTACGGGCTCACCTGCGACCGGCTCGTCGGTGCGCAGGCGGTGCTCGCGGACCGCAGCGTCGTCGCCTGCGACCAGGAGCGCGAACCCGACCTGTTCTGGGCGCTGCGCGGTGCCGGCGGCGGCCAGTTCGGCATCGTCACGGAGTTCCGGTTCGCCACGGTGGCGGAGCCGAGCGCGTACCGGATCCACGGCAGCTGCGCCGGTACCGAACGGCTCGTCGCAGCCTGGCAGGACTGGGCTCCGGACGCGCCCGACTGGCTCACGCTGAACCTCACGCTCGACTCCGGCAGCGCGACACTGTTCGGAGCCGCCGTCGCTCCCCCTGGCACGCCCGAAGCGGTCGCCGCACTTCTTCGCGACTTCGCCGCGCTCGCCGGTCTTCCGCATGCGATCAGCTTCAGCCCGAGCACGCCCTACAGCACGGTGAAGTCCTCCTTTGCCGGCCTCGATGCGGACGACGAGCCGCGGCGGATCCGGTCGGAGTTCTTCTCCCGACCGATGTCCGGCTGTACTGTCCGGACGCTTCTGCAGCGGCTAAGCGGCGACCGGCGACTCGCGTTCACCGCGATGGGCGGCGCGTACAACCGGGTGGCCGAAGAGGCCACCGCGTTCGCCCATCGGAGTACCCGGTACCTGCTCGAGCACATCGCCGAGCCGGGCGATCCGTGGGTGGACGAGTCCTGGGCGGTCGCGCACGCCGAAGGCACCGGCCGCGTGTACCCGAATTTTCCCGACCTCGCGCTGCGCGACCCGGCGGCGGCGTACCACGCGGCCAACCACCGACGGCTGGCCGAGATCAAGCGCACCTACGACCCCGGCCGCGTTTTCGATTTTCCGCAGGCTGTCTGA
- a CDS encoding dihydrofolate reductase family protein encodes MTKVFSALSVSVDGYISGRRPEGADETGSGLGDAGTLFDWYFTGDTPSTVFDGFKLAAPSAKVFDSLASRVGATVVGHATYTHSSHFAGGGPHPSAPLFVVSHQKVPELSGTQTWAATVQEAVESARAAAGEKDVALMGGVLVTEAIKAGLVDEVILHQVPLLLGGGRAFFRELPEQVRLRLVDAVPAPGVTHLHYEILR; translated from the coding sequence ATGACCAAAGTGTTCAGCGCACTGTCCGTTTCCGTCGACGGCTACATCAGTGGCCGCCGCCCCGAAGGAGCCGACGAAACCGGCAGTGGGCTCGGCGACGCGGGAACGCTCTTCGACTGGTACTTCACCGGCGACACCCCGAGCACTGTCTTCGACGGCTTCAAGCTCGCCGCGCCCAGCGCGAAGGTGTTCGACAGCCTCGCGAGCCGGGTCGGGGCTACCGTGGTCGGGCATGCGACCTACACCCACTCCAGCCATTTCGCGGGCGGCGGGCCGCATCCGAGCGCGCCGTTGTTCGTTGTCAGCCACCAGAAAGTGCCCGAGCTCAGCGGAACCCAGACCTGGGCCGCGACCGTGCAGGAGGCCGTCGAAAGCGCTCGGGCGGCGGCCGGCGAGAAGGACGTCGCGCTGATGGGCGGCGTCTTGGTCACCGAGGCGATCAAAGCCGGGCTGGTCGACGAAGTGATCCTGCACCAGGTGCCGCTCCTGCTCGGCGGCGGACGCGCGTTCTTCCGCGAACTCCCCGAGCAGGTCCGGCTTCGGCTCGTCGACGCCGTGCCGGCACCCGGCGTCACGCACCTGCACTACGAAATCCTCCGCTGA
- a CDS encoding TetR/AcrR family transcriptional regulator, which produces MADAPRRTRRDALENRARLLEVAAQAFAEHGLATAPAAIAKKAGVGVGTLYRHFPTREALIDAAYRHQLAAVCERAPALLAEHPAEEAFRRWLTGFLDYVRAKHGMSEALNAVIASGVDPYSDSRTMLLHAIGTFQAADGALRADVPSEDVLLLIGGVAYSAQHCEEPQASRLIDLVLAALAR; this is translated from the coding sequence ATGGCCGACGCTCCACGCCGCACCAGGCGCGACGCGCTCGAGAACCGGGCGCGGCTGCTGGAGGTCGCCGCCCAGGCGTTCGCGGAGCACGGGCTCGCCACCGCGCCGGCGGCGATCGCGAAGAAGGCCGGCGTCGGCGTCGGCACTCTCTACCGGCACTTCCCCACCCGGGAAGCACTCATCGACGCGGCCTACCGCCACCAGCTCGCCGCGGTCTGCGAACGCGCACCCGCCCTGCTGGCGGAACACCCGGCAGAGGAAGCGTTCCGCCGATGGCTGACCGGTTTCCTGGACTACGTCCGCGCGAAGCACGGCATGTCCGAGGCCCTCAACGCGGTGATCGCCTCCGGCGTCGACCCGTACTCGGACAGCCGGACGATGCTGCTGCACGCGATCGGCACGTTCCAGGCCGCGGACGGCGCGCTCCGGGCCGACGTCCCGTCCGAGGACGTCCTGCTCCTCATCGGCGGGGTCGCCTACTCCGCGCAGCACTGCGAAGAGCCGCAGGCGAGCCGGCTCATCGACCTCGTACTGGCCGCGCTGGCCCGCTGA
- a CDS encoding fumarate reductase/succinate dehydrogenase flavoprotein subunit has product MTDYTIGDPIADAKAPEGPIQDRWDARRFAAKLVNPANRRRHRVLVVGTGLAGASAGATLAEQGYQVVQFCFQDSPRRAHSVAAQGGINAAKNYRNDGDSVYRLFYDTVKGGDFRSRESNVYRLAQVSAQIIDQAVAQGVPFAREYGGLLDTRSFGGVQVQRTFYARGQTGQQLLLGAYQALSRQIDAGTVEMHPRTEMLDLVVVDGQARGIVARDLVTGEMTTHLADAVVLATGGYGNVFYLSTNAKGSNATAIWRAHKRGAYFANPCFTQIHPTCIPRSGDHQSKLTLMSESLRNDGRIWVPKQAGDPRPPQDIPESERDYYLERMYPSFGNLVPRDIASRAAKNVCDAGLGVGPGGLGVYLDFADAIARMGRAAVEARYGNLFDMYERITAENPYQVPMRIYPAIHYTMGGLWVDYDLQSTVPGLFVIGEANFSDHGANRLGASALMQGLADGYFVLPSTVNDYLARGSFPELDAADPAVAAAEAAVRERLARLLSVGGTRSVDSFHRELGHLMWDHCGMSRSEEGLRKALERVPELRAEFWRDVRVPGTGASLNQELEKAGRVADFLELAELLLLDALVREESCGGHFREEHQTGDGEAQRDDLRFSHVSAWEYGEQPVLHREVLEFDHVHPTQRSYT; this is encoded by the coding sequence ATGACCGACTACACGATCGGCGACCCGATCGCCGACGCCAAGGCGCCGGAAGGCCCGATCCAGGACCGCTGGGACGCCCGCCGGTTCGCCGCGAAGCTGGTCAACCCGGCGAACCGGCGCCGGCACCGGGTGCTCGTCGTCGGCACCGGGCTCGCCGGCGCGTCCGCCGGAGCGACGCTCGCCGAACAGGGCTACCAGGTGGTCCAATTCTGCTTCCAGGATTCGCCGCGGCGCGCGCATTCGGTCGCCGCGCAGGGCGGGATCAACGCGGCGAAGAACTACCGCAACGACGGCGATTCGGTCTACCGGCTCTTCTACGACACGGTCAAGGGCGGCGACTTCCGGTCCCGCGAGTCCAATGTGTACCGGCTGGCGCAGGTCTCCGCGCAGATCATCGACCAGGCGGTGGCGCAGGGCGTGCCGTTCGCCCGGGAGTACGGGGGCCTGCTGGACACCCGGTCCTTCGGCGGGGTGCAGGTGCAGCGGACGTTCTACGCGCGCGGCCAGACCGGACAGCAGCTGCTGCTCGGCGCGTACCAGGCGCTCTCCCGGCAGATCGACGCCGGCACGGTGGAAATGCATCCGCGCACGGAGATGCTGGACCTGGTCGTGGTGGACGGCCAAGCACGCGGGATCGTCGCCCGCGATCTGGTGACCGGCGAAATGACGACGCATCTCGCGGACGCCGTCGTGCTGGCGACTGGCGGCTACGGGAACGTTTTCTACCTGTCCACCAACGCGAAGGGGTCGAACGCGACGGCGATCTGGCGCGCGCACAAACGCGGCGCGTACTTCGCCAACCCGTGCTTCACGCAGATCCATCCGACCTGCATCCCGCGGTCGGGCGACCATCAGTCGAAGCTGACCCTGATGAGCGAGTCGCTGCGCAACGACGGGCGGATCTGGGTCCCGAAGCAGGCCGGCGATCCGCGTCCGCCGCAGGACATCCCGGAGTCCGAACGGGACTACTACCTGGAGCGGATGTATCCGAGCTTCGGGAATCTGGTGCCGCGCGACATCGCGTCGCGGGCGGCCAAAAACGTGTGCGACGCCGGGCTCGGAGTCGGACCGGGCGGCCTCGGGGTGTACTTGGACTTCGCCGACGCGATCGCCCGGATGGGACGAGCCGCGGTGGAAGCCCGGTACGGGAACTTGTTCGACATGTACGAGCGGATCACCGCGGAGAACCCGTACCAGGTGCCGATGCGGATCTATCCGGCCATCCACTACACGATGGGCGGACTGTGGGTCGACTACGACCTGCAGAGCACGGTGCCCGGGCTGTTCGTGATCGGGGAGGCCAATTTTTCCGACCACGGGGCCAACCGGCTGGGCGCGTCCGCGTTGATGCAGGGGCTTGCCGACGGGTACTTCGTACTGCCGTCGACGGTGAACGACTACCTCGCCCGAGGGTCTTTTCCCGAGCTCGACGCGGCGGATCCGGCCGTCGCCGCGGCGGAAGCCGCGGTGCGGGAACGGTTGGCGCGGCTGCTGTCGGTCGGCGGGACCCGGAGCGTGGACTCGTTCCATCGCGAGCTCGGGCACCTGATGTGGGACCACTGCGGGATGTCGCGGTCCGAGGAAGGACTGCGGAAGGCGCTGGAGCGGGTGCCGGAGCTGCGCGCCGAGTTCTGGCGCGACGTCCGCGTTCCGGGCACCGGGGCCTCGCTGAACCAGGAACTCGAGAAGGCCGGCCGGGTCGCGGACTTTCTCGAACTCGCCGAGCTGCTGCTGCTCGACGCCCTGGTGCGGGAAGAGTCCTGTGGCGGGCATTTCCGGGAGGAGCACCAGACCGGGGACGGCGAGGCCCAGCGGGACGATCTCCGGTTTTCGCACGTTTCCGCTTGGGAGTACGGGGAACAGCCGGTGCTCCATCGGGAAGTGCTGGAGTTCGACCATGTTCACCCTACTCAGCGGAGTTATACGTGA
- a CDS encoding bifunctional polysaccharide deacetylase/glycosyltransferase family 2 protein, producing the protein MRDVPPRTHWLLLAVLVVTLSCALLIEGYTQHRFGSTPDGAGQSQGSSGQVPASVSAGGPVVSLENGQPRTARPRAGTVALTFDDGPDPEWTPKILEVLRKHQVHATFFMVGTQVVAEPGLVQQVVGDGHEVGVHTFTHPNLGLIPAWQRTVQLRETQLALAGATGRTTTLLRPPYSSVNDALDDADWAAVQQAGADGYLTVLTTRDTEDWQRPGVDRIVAGGLADAKAGQVVLMHDAGGDRSQSVAALDRLLTEYQRQGIAVGTVSSATGLTGAMKPASWAEHWLGLALIWILTGSGWLLNVLNWLLYAAGALSVLRAAVTLAAARRHKRTAQPWQSAGPVTEPVTVIVPAYNESAGIEAAVRSLAASDHPVEILVVDDGSTDGTADLAEALRLPRVRVIRQRNGGKPAALNTGIAHASCQLVVMVDGDTVFEPDTVRKLVQPFADRRVGAVSGNAKVINRGGLLGRWQHIEYVVGFNLDRRLFDLAECMPTVPGAVGAFRRSALRRAGGVPDNTLAEDTDLTMALSRDGWRVVYQEEAIAWTEAPASLGALWRQRYRWCYGTMQAMWKHRAALRQRGQAGKLGRRGLGYLLLFQVLLPLLAPAVDVFALYGLIFLDPVRVLGVWLGFLLLQLFMGLYAFRLDGERPGPLWSLPLQQFVYRQLMYLVVIQSAVTAVAGARLRWQRMERYGSLPGSGGDRNTAGPARAGR; encoded by the coding sequence GTGCGCGACGTGCCGCCGCGGACGCATTGGCTGCTGCTGGCCGTTCTCGTGGTCACGCTCAGCTGCGCGCTGCTGATCGAGGGGTACACGCAGCACCGGTTCGGCAGCACACCGGACGGGGCGGGCCAGTCCCAGGGCAGCTCGGGCCAGGTTCCCGCGTCGGTCTCCGCGGGCGGGCCGGTGGTTTCGCTGGAGAACGGGCAGCCGCGGACCGCCCGGCCGCGAGCCGGGACCGTCGCGCTGACCTTCGACGACGGGCCGGACCCGGAGTGGACCCCGAAGATCCTCGAAGTGCTGCGCAAGCACCAGGTCCATGCGACGTTCTTCATGGTCGGCACTCAGGTGGTCGCCGAGCCCGGACTGGTCCAGCAGGTCGTCGGCGACGGCCACGAGGTGGGCGTGCACACCTTCACCCATCCGAACCTGGGCCTGATCCCCGCTTGGCAGCGGACGGTGCAGCTGCGCGAAACGCAGCTCGCGCTGGCCGGTGCCACCGGCCGGACCACCACGTTGCTGCGGCCGCCGTACTCCTCGGTCAACGACGCCTTGGACGACGCCGACTGGGCCGCTGTCCAGCAGGCCGGTGCCGACGGCTACCTGACGGTGCTGACCACCCGGGACACCGAGGACTGGCAGCGCCCGGGCGTCGACCGGATCGTGGCGGGCGGCCTGGCGGACGCGAAGGCCGGCCAGGTGGTGCTGATGCACGACGCCGGCGGCGACCGGTCGCAGTCGGTGGCGGCGCTCGACCGGCTGCTCACCGAGTACCAGCGGCAGGGAATCGCGGTGGGCACGGTCAGCTCCGCGACCGGGCTGACCGGGGCGATGAAACCGGCGTCCTGGGCCGAGCACTGGCTCGGGCTCGCGCTGATCTGGATCCTGACCGGCAGCGGCTGGCTTTTGAACGTGCTGAACTGGCTGCTCTACGCAGCCGGAGCGTTGAGCGTGCTCCGCGCGGCGGTGACCCTGGCGGCCGCACGGCGGCACAAGCGGACAGCGCAGCCCTGGCAGAGCGCGGGGCCGGTGACCGAGCCGGTGACCGTGATCGTGCCCGCCTACAACGAGAGCGCCGGGATCGAGGCCGCGGTCCGTTCGCTGGCGGCGTCCGACCATCCGGTCGAGATCCTGGTCGTGGACGACGGCTCCACCGACGGCACCGCCGACCTGGCCGAAGCGCTGCGGCTGCCTCGGGTCCGAGTGATCCGGCAACGCAACGGCGGCAAACCGGCCGCGCTCAACACCGGCATCGCGCACGCGTCGTGCCAGCTGGTGGTGATGGTCGACGGCGACACCGTCTTCGAGCCGGACACGGTCCGGAAGCTGGTGCAGCCGTTCGCCGACCGACGGGTCGGAGCGGTTTCGGGCAACGCGAAGGTGATCAACCGGGGCGGCTTGCTCGGGCGGTGGCAGCACATCGAATACGTGGTCGGCTTCAACCTGGACCGCCGGCTGTTCGACCTCGCCGAATGCATGCCGACCGTCCCCGGTGCGGTCGGCGCGTTCCGCCGCTCGGCGCTGCGTCGCGCGGGCGGCGTGCCGGACAACACCCTGGCCGAGGACACCGACCTGACGATGGCACTGAGCCGCGACGGCTGGCGCGTCGTCTACCAGGAGGAGGCGATCGCCTGGACCGAGGCGCCGGCTTCGCTGGGCGCGTTGTGGCGCCAGCGTTACCGCTGGTGCTACGGCACCATGCAGGCGATGTGGAAGCACCGGGCCGCGCTGCGGCAGCGCGGCCAGGCCGGGAAGCTGGGCCGTCGAGGTTTGGGCTACCTGCTGCTGTTCCAGGTGCTGCTGCCGCTGCTCGCCCCGGCGGTCGACGTGTTCGCGCTGTACGGCCTGATCTTCCTCGACCCGGTCCGGGTGCTCGGCGTGTGGCTCGGGTTCCTGCTGCTGCAGCTGTTCATGGGCCTGTACGCGTTCCGCCTGGACGGCGAGCGACCGGGTCCGTTGTGGAGCCTGCCGCTGCAGCAGTTCGTCTACCGGCAGCTGATGTACCTCGTTGTCATCCAGTCCGCGGTGACCGCGGTCGCCGGGGCGAGGCTGCGCTGGC